The Enterobacter asburiae genome window below encodes:
- the spy gene encoding ATP-independent periplasmic protein-refolding chaperone Spy, protein MRKFTALFVASTLALGATSMAFAADTATTTTAAPAEGKMMMHHKGPGMHNEMMMFKDLNLTDAQKQQIRDIRKGERDQMKRPPLEERRAMHDIIASDSFDKAKAEAQIDKMAEQHKARMLAHMETQNKIYNILTPEQKKQFNANFEKRLTERPAMEGKMPAPTE, encoded by the coding sequence ATGCGTAAGTTTACTGCACTGTTTGTTGCTTCTACCCTGGCTCTGGGCGCTACCAGCATGGCGTTCGCCGCAGATACTGCGACCACTACGACTGCCGCGCCTGCTGAAGGCAAAATGATGATGCATCATAAAGGTCCGGGTATGCACAACGAGATGATGATGTTTAAGGATCTCAACCTGACGGATGCGCAGAAGCAGCAGATCCGCGACATCAGAAAAGGTGAGCGCGACCAGATGAAACGTCCTCCGCTTGAAGAGCGCCGTGCGATGCATGACATCATCGCCAGCGACAGCTTCGATAAGGCGAAAGCCGAAGCGCAGATCGACAAAATGGCCGAGCAGCACAAAGCCCGCATGCTGGCTCACATGGAAACCCAGAACAAGATCTACAACATTCTGACCCCGGAACAGAAAAAACAATTTAATGCGAATTTTGAGAAGCGTCTGACAGAACGTCCGGCGATGGAAGGTAAAATGCCAGCACCAACCGAATAA
- the cho gene encoding excinuclease Cho, with product MSRRQSAPRLEFEAAAIYEYPEQLRPWLEALPKQPGVYIFHGESDTLPLYIGKSVNIRSRVLSHLRTPDEAAMLRQSRRITWFQTAGEMGALLLEARLIKEQQPLFNKRLRRNRQLCSLQINNGKPQVVYARDVDFSHAPNLYGLFANKRAALQALQTLADDLQLCYSLLGLEATTRGRACFRSALKRCAGACCGKESVEAHHARLLTGLAAISVNCWPWESAVALKEVGEAMTQYHIVNNWLWLGAVDDINDAATLLRTPAGFDHDGYKILCKPVLAGKFEIIVLNDPAAT from the coding sequence GTGAGCAGGCGTCAATCCGCCCCGCGTCTTGAGTTTGAAGCGGCGGCTATCTACGAATATCCCGAACAACTTCGCCCCTGGCTTGAGGCACTGCCTAAACAGCCGGGCGTATACATCTTTCATGGCGAAAGCGACACCCTGCCGCTTTATATCGGCAAGAGCGTTAACATTCGCAGCCGGGTGTTATCCCATCTGCGTACGCCGGACGAGGCCGCCATGCTGCGCCAGTCGCGACGCATTACCTGGTTCCAGACGGCGGGAGAAATGGGCGCGCTGCTGCTGGAGGCGCGGTTGATAAAAGAACAACAGCCGCTGTTCAATAAGCGCCTGCGCCGCAACCGTCAGCTCTGCTCCCTGCAGATAAACAATGGCAAGCCGCAGGTCGTCTACGCGCGCGACGTCGATTTTTCTCATGCCCCGAATCTCTATGGGCTGTTCGCCAATAAACGCGCCGCGCTCCAGGCGCTGCAGACGCTGGCGGACGATTTACAGCTTTGCTACAGCCTTTTAGGTCTGGAGGCAACCACCCGCGGACGCGCCTGTTTTCGATCCGCGCTGAAGCGCTGCGCCGGTGCCTGCTGCGGGAAAGAGAGCGTTGAGGCGCATCACGCCCGGCTTCTCACCGGTCTGGCGGCCATCAGCGTGAACTGCTGGCCCTGGGAAAGCGCCGTTGCGCTAAAAGAGGTGGGCGAGGCAATGACCCAGTATCACATCGTCAACAACTGGCTCTGGCTGGGCGCCGTCGACGACATCAACGACGCGGCAACCCTGCTGCGCACGCCCGCCGGATTTGACCACGATGGCTATAAAATTCTCTGTAAACCTGTCCTGGCCGGAAAGTTTGAGATCATAGTGCTCAATGACCCGGCAGCCACGTGA
- the osmE gene encoding osmotically-inducible lipoprotein OsmE yields the protein MNKNVAGILSAAAVLTMLAGCTAYDRTKDQFTQPVVKDVKKGMTRSQVAAIAGKPSSEVTMIHAKGTCQTYILGQRDGKAETYFVALDDTGHVINSGYQTCAEYDTDPQAPKAQ from the coding sequence ATGAACAAGAACGTAGCAGGAATTCTTAGCGCAGCGGCGGTACTGACTATGCTGGCAGGGTGTACGGCTTACGATCGCACTAAGGATCAGTTTACGCAGCCCGTAGTAAAAGACGTTAAAAAAGGCATGACCCGTTCGCAGGTTGCTGCGATTGCCGGTAAACCTTCTTCTGAAGTGACCATGATTCATGCGAAAGGGACCTGCCAGACCTATATCCTGGGTCAACGTGATGGTAAGGCAGAAACCTACTTCGTCGCTCTGGATGATACCGGTCATGTGATCAACTCCGGCTATCAGACCTGTGCTGAATACGACACCGATCCGCAGGCACCTAAGGCGCAGTAA
- the chbR gene encoding transcriptional regulator ChbR translates to MSQQEVSTMEIKTALEQQLFNGKNFHVVIYNKTESASGLHQHDYYEFTIVLTGRYYQEINGKRVLLERGDFVFLPMGSYHQSFYEFGATRILNVGVSRRFFEKHYLPLVPFCFVASQVYRVKNEFMTWIETVIASLNFRDNEFDEFIETVTFYVMNRLRHHREEQQVTDDIPQWLRSTVELMHDKGQFSENALENMVSLSGKSQEYLTRATQRYYRKTPVQIINEIRINFAKKQLEITNYSVTDIAYESGYSSPSLFIKTFKKLTSFTPNSYRKNLTVIN, encoded by the coding sequence ATTTCGCAGCAGGAGGTCAGCACGATGGAAATTAAAACCGCACTTGAACAGCAGCTGTTTAACGGCAAAAATTTTCACGTGGTTATCTACAACAAGACGGAGAGCGCCAGCGGTCTGCACCAGCATGACTACTACGAATTCACGATTGTTCTGACCGGCCGCTACTACCAGGAGATCAACGGTAAGCGCGTCCTCCTTGAGCGAGGGGATTTTGTCTTCCTGCCGATGGGTTCTTATCACCAGAGCTTTTACGAATTTGGTGCCACCCGTATTCTGAATGTGGGCGTCAGCAGACGCTTCTTTGAGAAGCACTATCTGCCACTGGTGCCGTTCTGCTTTGTGGCCTCCCAGGTCTATCGGGTCAAAAACGAGTTCATGACCTGGATTGAAACGGTTATCGCCTCGCTTAACTTCCGCGACAATGAATTTGATGAGTTTATTGAAACGGTGACCTTCTACGTGATGAACCGGCTGCGCCATCATCGTGAGGAGCAACAGGTGACGGATGATATTCCACAGTGGCTGCGCAGCACCGTTGAGCTGATGCACGATAAAGGCCAGTTCAGCGAAAATGCGCTGGAAAATATGGTGTCCCTGTCGGGGAAATCCCAGGAATATCTCACCCGCGCGACGCAGCGCTATTATCGTAAAACACCCGTGCAAATTATTAATGAAATCCGCATTAATTTTGCGAAGAAACAGCTGGAAATTACCAACTACTCTGTCACCGATATTGCATACGAGTCAGGATACAGCAGTCCCAGCCTGTTTATTAAGACCTTTAAAAAATTGACTTCATTCACACCGAACAGTTACCGGAAGAATTTGACGGTAATTAATTAA
- the chbC gene encoding PTS N,N'-diacetylchitobiose transporter subunit IIC — protein MSKVIASLEKVLLPFAVKIGKQPHVNAIKNGFIKLMPLTLAGAMFVLINNVFLSFGEGSFFYSLGIRLDASTIETLNGFKAIGGNVYNGTLGIMSLMAPFFIGMALAEERKVDPLAAGLLSVAAFMTVTPYSVGEAYAVGANWLGGANIISGIVIGLVVAEMFTFIIRRNWVIRLPDSVPASVSRSFSALIPGFIILSIMGIIAWALSHWGTNFHQIIMDSISTPLASMGGVVGWAYVIFTSLLWFFGVHGSLALAALDSGIMTPWALENVALYQQYGPVDAALAAGKTFHVWAKPMLDSYIFLGGTGATLGLIIAVFIVSRRADYRQVAKLALPSGIFQINEPILFGLPIIMNPVMFIPFILIQPLLAAITLTAYYMGIIPPVTNIAPWTMPAGLGAFFNTNGSVAAFLLAIFNLGIATLLYMPFVAIANKAATIIDEEESEEDIALSLKF, from the coding sequence ATGAGTAAAGTCATCGCTTCACTTGAAAAGGTACTCCTTCCTTTTGCTGTTAAAATAGGAAAGCAGCCTCACGTTAACGCCATCAAAAACGGCTTTATTAAATTAATGCCGTTGACGCTGGCCGGGGCCATGTTCGTTTTAATTAACAACGTTTTTCTGAGCTTTGGTGAAGGTTCCTTCTTTTATTCATTAGGAATTCGGTTAGACGCTTCCACTATTGAAACCCTTAATGGTTTTAAAGCCATTGGCGGCAACGTCTATAACGGTACGTTAGGGATTATGTCGCTGATGGCGCCCTTCTTTATTGGGATGGCACTGGCAGAAGAGCGTAAAGTGGATCCGCTGGCTGCCGGGTTATTATCCGTCGCCGCCTTTATGACCGTAACGCCTTACAGCGTGGGTGAAGCCTACGCCGTTGGCGCCAACTGGCTGGGCGGGGCCAACATCATCTCCGGTATTGTTATCGGCCTGGTGGTGGCAGAAATGTTCACCTTTATTATCCGCCGCAACTGGGTTATCCGCCTGCCGGATAGCGTACCGGCTTCCGTTTCTCGTTCATTTTCCGCGTTGATTCCAGGCTTCATTATTCTCTCCATCATGGGGATTATCGCCTGGGCGCTCTCCCACTGGGGCACAAACTTCCACCAGATCATCATGGACTCTATCTCTACGCCGCTGGCGTCGATGGGTGGCGTGGTCGGTTGGGCGTATGTGATTTTCACCTCTCTGCTGTGGTTCTTTGGCGTGCATGGTTCACTGGCACTGGCCGCGCTGGACAGCGGGATTATGACCCCCTGGGCACTGGAAAACGTTGCGCTTTACCAGCAGTACGGCCCCGTTGACGCGGCGCTTGCAGCGGGTAAAACCTTCCATGTGTGGGCGAAGCCGATGCTTGACTCCTATATCTTCCTGGGCGGTACCGGGGCGACCTTGGGTCTGATCATCGCGGTCTTTATTGTCTCTCGACGTGCTGACTACCGTCAGGTCGCGAAGCTGGCGCTGCCATCAGGCATCTTCCAGATTAACGAACCGATTCTGTTCGGTCTGCCAATTATCATGAACCCGGTAATGTTCATTCCGTTCATCCTGATTCAGCCGCTGCTGGCCGCGATCACCCTGACGGCGTATTACATGGGCATCATTCCACCGGTCACCAACATTGCACCGTGGACCATGCCGGCGGGCCTGGGCGCCTTCTTCAACACCAACGGTAGCGTCGCGGCCTTCCTGCTGGCGATATTCAACCTCGGGATTGCCACCCTGCTGTACATGCCGTTCGTGGCGATTGCCAACAAAGCCGCCACCATTATTGATGAAGAAGAGAGCGAAGAGGATATTGCCCTCTCACTGAAATTCTAA
- the chbG gene encoding chitin disaccharide deacetylase produces MENLLIVNADDFGLSKGQNYGIIEACRRGVVTSTTALVNGEAVEHAAQLSREVPELGVGMHFVLTLGMPLSPMPGLTRDGQLGKWIWELAEQDALPLEEIAGELERQFNRFIDAFGKAPTHIDSHHHVHMIPAIFPIVAEFAQRKGVAMRVDREARGVPDCAVTTTEGFSSAFYGDEIDEALFLKVLDDSAARGEKSLEVMAHPAFVDNTVRKSAYCWPRLAELDVLTSASLKYAIAERGYRLGTFGDL; encoded by the coding sequence ATGGAAAACCTGCTGATCGTTAATGCTGATGATTTTGGCCTCTCGAAAGGCCAGAACTACGGCATTATTGAAGCCTGTCGCCGGGGAGTTGTGACCTCTACTACGGCACTGGTGAATGGCGAGGCGGTTGAACACGCGGCGCAGCTGAGCCGCGAGGTGCCTGAGCTGGGCGTCGGCATGCATTTTGTGCTGACGCTCGGGATGCCGCTTTCGCCAATGCCGGGCCTGACGCGCGACGGCCAGCTGGGCAAATGGATTTGGGAACTGGCAGAGCAGGATGCTCTGCCGCTCGAAGAGATTGCCGGCGAGCTGGAGCGTCAGTTCAACCGCTTTATTGACGCGTTTGGTAAGGCGCCGACGCACATCGACAGCCATCACCACGTGCATATGATCCCGGCGATTTTCCCGATTGTCGCGGAGTTTGCGCAGCGCAAAGGCGTGGCGATGCGCGTGGACAGGGAGGCGCGCGGCGTGCCCGACTGCGCCGTGACCACCACGGAGGGGTTCAGCAGCGCATTTTACGGCGACGAGATCGACGAAGCGCTGTTCCTGAAGGTGCTGGATGATTCCGCAGCGCGGGGGGAAAAGTCGCTGGAGGTCATGGCGCATCCTGCTTTTGTCGATAACACCGTGCGGAAAAGCGCCTACTGCTGGCCGCGCCTGGCAGAACTTGACGTGCTGACGTCGGCGTCGCTGAAGTATGCGATTGCCGAGCGTGGGTATCGGTTGGGAACGTTCGGGGATCTTTAA
- the chbA gene encoding PTS N,N'-diacetylchitobiose transporter subunit IIA, whose translation MLDLDSIVADEAVENDLEEVVMGLIINSGQARSLAYAALKQAKQGDFAAAKTMMDQSRTALNEAHLVQTKLIEGDQGEGKMKVSLVLVHAQDHLMTSMLARELVAELIELHEKMH comes from the coding sequence ATGTTAGATTTGGATAGTATTGTCGCAGACGAAGCCGTCGAGAACGATCTCGAAGAAGTGGTGATGGGGCTTATCATCAACTCCGGACAGGCTCGCAGCCTGGCCTATGCCGCGCTGAAACAGGCCAAGCAGGGGGATTTCGCCGCGGCGAAAACCATGATGGACCAGTCCCGCACGGCGCTCAACGAAGCGCACCTGGTGCAGACAAAGCTGATTGAAGGCGATCAGGGCGAAGGGAAGATGAAGGTCAGCCTGGTGCTGGTCCACGCGCAGGATCACCTGATGACCTCGATGCTGGCGCGTGAGCTGGTGGCGGAGCTCATCGAGCTTCACGAGAAAATGCACTGA
- a CDS encoding 6-phospho-beta-glucosidase, with amino-acid sequence MQKKLKVVTIGGGSSYTPELLEGFLKRYHELPVSELWLVDVEEGQEKLNIIFDLCKRMVEKAGVPLTVHKTLDRRLALKDADFVTTQLRVGQLKARELDERIPLSHGYLGQETNGAGGLFKGLRTIPVIFDIVKDVQEICPNAWVINFTNPAGMVTEAVYRHTGFKRFIGVCNIPIGMKMFIRDVLALTDGDDLSIDLFGLNHMVFIKDVIVNGKSRFAELLDGVASGRLTAASVKNIFDLPFSEGLIRSLNLLPCSYLLYYFKQKEMLAIEMGEYYKGGARAQIVQKVEKQLFDLYKDPNLNVKPKELEQRGGAYYSDAACEVINAIYNDKQAEHYVNVPHHGHIDNIPADWAVEMTCILGRDGAKPHPRITHFDDKVMGLIHTIKGFEVAASNAALSGELNDVLLALNLSPLVHSDRDAEQLASEMILAHEKWLPNFAATIEKLKFKHH; translated from the coding sequence ATGCAGAAGAAATTAAAAGTCGTAACCATTGGTGGCGGCAGCAGCTATACCCCGGAATTACTTGAAGGTTTTCTGAAACGTTATCATGAATTACCGGTCAGCGAATTATGGCTGGTGGATGTGGAGGAAGGTCAGGAAAAGCTGAATATTATTTTCGACCTGTGCAAGCGCATGGTGGAGAAAGCGGGCGTGCCTCTGACCGTGCATAAAACCCTGGACCGCCGTCTGGCGCTGAAAGATGCGGATTTCGTCACCACCCAGCTGCGCGTGGGCCAGCTGAAGGCGCGAGAGCTGGACGAGCGTATTCCGCTGAGCCACGGCTATCTCGGGCAGGAAACTAACGGCGCGGGCGGCCTGTTCAAAGGCTTGCGTACCATCCCGGTGATTTTCGACATCGTCAAAGACGTACAGGAGATCTGCCCCAACGCGTGGGTGATTAACTTCACCAACCCGGCCGGGATGGTGACCGAGGCGGTCTATCGTCATACCGGTTTCAAGCGCTTTATCGGCGTCTGTAATATTCCGATCGGTATGAAGATGTTTATCCGCGACGTGCTGGCGCTCACCGACGGTGACGATCTTTCCATCGACCTGTTCGGCCTGAACCACATGGTATTCATTAAAGACGTTATCGTGAACGGTAAATCGCGCTTTGCCGAACTGCTCGACGGCGTGGCTTCCGGTCGCCTGACGGCGGCATCGGTGAAAAACATCTTTGACCTGCCGTTCAGCGAAGGGCTGATCCGCTCGCTGAACCTGCTGCCGTGCTCGTACCTGCTTTACTACTTCAAGCAGAAAGAGATGCTGGCCATTGAAATGGGCGAGTACTATAAGGGCGGCGCGCGCGCGCAGATCGTTCAGAAAGTCGAGAAGCAGCTGTTCGATTTGTATAAAGATCCGAACCTGAACGTTAAACCGAAAGAGCTGGAGCAGCGCGGCGGGGCCTACTACTCCGATGCGGCGTGCGAGGTGATTAACGCCATCTACAACGACAAGCAGGCGGAGCACTATGTCAACGTGCCGCACCACGGCCATATCGACAATATCCCGGCGGACTGGGCCGTCGAGATGACCTGCATCCTGGGACGCGATGGCGCTAAACCGCATCCACGCATCACCCACTTCGATGATAAGGTCATGGGCCTTATCCACACCATCAAAGGCTTTGAAGTGGCGGCAAGCAATGCGGCGCTGAGCGGCGAGCTCAATGACGTGCTTCTGGCGCTGAACCTCAGCCCGCTGGTGCATTCCGACCGCGATGCGGAGCAGCTGGCCAGCGAGATGATCCTGGCGCATGAAAAATGGTTGCCGAACTTTGCCGCCACGATCGAGAAGCTGAAGTTCAAACACCACTAA
- the chbB gene encoding PTS N,N'-diacetylchitobiose transporter subunit IIB: MEKKHIYLFCSAGMSTSLLVSKMRAQAEKYEVPVVIEAFPETLAGEKGQTADVVLLGPQIAYMLPEIQRLLPNKPVEVIDSGLYGKIDGLGVLKAAVAAIKKAAN; this comes from the coding sequence ATGGAAAAGAAACATATCTACCTGTTCTGCTCAGCGGGCATGTCAACGTCGCTTCTGGTGTCAAAGATGCGTGCGCAGGCTGAAAAGTATGAAGTCCCTGTGGTGATTGAAGCGTTTCCAGAGACGCTGGCGGGCGAAAAAGGCCAGACAGCCGATGTTGTTTTACTGGGGCCGCAAATTGCCTATATGTTGCCCGAAATTCAACGACTGTTACCCAATAAACCGGTCGAAGTGATCGACTCGGGGCTGTACGGCAAGATTGATGGTTTAGGTGTTCTTAAAGCTGCTGTTGCAGCCATTAAAAAAGCTGCTAATTAA
- the nadE gene encoding ammonia-dependent NAD(+) synthetase: protein MALQQEIIQALGAKPTVDAHEEIRRSVDFLKSYLKKNAFLKSLVLGISGGQDSTLTGKLCQMAISELREETGDEKLQFIAVRLPYGVQADEQDCQDAITFIQPDRVLTVNIKGSVLASEQALREAGIELSDFVRGNEKARERMKAQYSIAGMTKGVVVGTDHAAEAITGFFTKYGDGGTDINPIFRLNKRQGKQLLAALGCPEHLYKKAPTADLEDDRPSLPDEAALGVTYDNIDDYLEGKKLDEGTAKIIEGWYLKTEHKRHTPITVFDDFWK, encoded by the coding sequence ATGGCTCTGCAACAAGAGATTATTCAGGCACTGGGCGCAAAGCCTACGGTAGATGCACATGAAGAGATCCGCCGCAGCGTGGATTTTTTAAAATCGTACTTAAAAAAGAACGCGTTCCTGAAATCCCTGGTGCTGGGCATCAGCGGCGGCCAGGACTCTACCCTGACCGGTAAACTCTGCCAGATGGCGATTTCAGAGCTTCGCGAAGAGACGGGCGATGAGAAACTGCAGTTTATCGCGGTGCGTCTTCCTTATGGCGTACAGGCGGACGAGCAGGATTGCCAGGATGCGATTACCTTTATCCAGCCTGACCGCGTGCTGACCGTGAATATTAAAGGCTCGGTGCTGGCAAGCGAGCAGGCGCTTCGCGAAGCGGGCATTGAGCTGAGCGATTTTGTTCGCGGCAACGAGAAAGCCCGCGAGCGCATGAAAGCGCAGTACAGCATCGCCGGGATGACCAAAGGCGTCGTCGTCGGCACCGACCACGCGGCAGAAGCGATCACCGGTTTCTTCACCAAATACGGCGACGGCGGCACCGACATTAACCCTATCTTCCGTCTCAACAAGCGTCAGGGTAAGCAACTGCTGGCCGCGCTGGGATGTCCTGAGCATCTTTATAAGAAAGCGCCGACAGCGGACCTTGAAGACGATCGCCCTTCCCTGCCGGATGAAGCGGCCCTTGGCGTCACCTATGACAACATTGATGATTATCTGGAAGGCAAAAAGCTGGATGAAGGTACCGCGAAAATCATTGAAGGCTGGTATCTGAAAACCGAGCACAAGCGCCACACGCCCATTACGGTGTTTGACGATTTTTGGAAATAA